One stretch of Euphorbia lathyris chromosome 7, ddEupLath1.1, whole genome shotgun sequence DNA includes these proteins:
- the LOC136201468 gene encoding uncharacterized protein isoform X2 yields MIKTQIKRSRRDTPPAHYMLKIKSFSQLSEIARDGIYESDEFEAGDYKWKLVLYPNGNLKANGEGHISLYLASSDAKAISTGCHVNMLFSFFVYDHIRDKYLTIQDGKTKRFYVLRTKHGFDQLLPLAEFNDQTNGYVVDDCCVFGAEVHVIKNKVKGNELSFIKNPPNGTFTWKVDKFSTLDNKRHYSEVFSAGGCQWYVASNLINQVMEIVLEWNLMNGIIRILSFNHKGQSEEKGRSLSLYLNLAAAYAAAPQSKVHAKYKLLVKDQINGIHIERKG; encoded by the exons ATGATCAAAACAC AAATCAAACGATCAAGGAGAGACACACCACCTGCTCACTACATGTTGAAGATCAAATCGTTCTCCCAGTTGTCCGAGATTGCCCGAGATGGAATATACGAATCTGATGAATTTGAAGCTGGAGATTACAAATG GAAACTGGTTCTGTATCCTAATGGAAATTTGAAAGCAAATGGGGAGGGACACATTTCTCTTTATTTGGCATCATCAGATGCAAAAGCAATTTCCACTGGCTGCCATGTCAACATGCTTTTCAGTTTTTTCGTTTATGACCATATTCGAGATAAGTACTTAACAATCCAAG ATGGGAAAACTAAGCGTTTCTATGTTTTAAGGACTAAACATGGTTTTGATCAACTGCTTCCCCTTGCCGAGTTCAATGATCAAACCAATGGATATGTGGTTGATGATTGCTGCGTTTTTGGTGCGGAGGTTCAtgttattaaaaataaagttaaaggTAATGAGCTTTCTTTTATAAAGAATCCTCCAAATGGAACCTTTACTTGGAAGGTTGACAAGTTTTCAACATTGGACAATAAACGTCATTACAGTGAAGTATTTAGTGCTGGTGGATGTCAATGGTATGTAGCCTCTAACTTAATTAATCAGGTGATGGAAATTGTGTTGGAATGGAATCTAATGAACGGAATTATCAGGATATTGTCCTTTAATCATAAAGGACAGTCAGAAGAAAAGGGCCGTAGTTTATCCTTGTATTTAAATTTAGCTGCGGCTTATGCTGCTGCTCCTCAAAGCAAAGTTCATGCGAAATACAAGTTGTTGGTAAAAGATCAGATAAATGGGATCCATATTGAGCGTAAAGGTTAA
- the LOC136201468 gene encoding ubiquitin C-terminal hydrolase 12-like isoform X4, with the protein MIKTQIKRSRRDTPPAHYMLKIKSFSQLSEIARDGIYESDEFEAGDYKWKLVLYPNGNLKANGEGHISLYLASSDAKAISTGCHVNMLFSFFVYDHIRDKYLTIQDGKTKRFYVLRTKHGFDQLLPLAEFNDQTNGYVVDDCCVFGAEVHVIKNKVKGLAVIDQWQDLE; encoded by the exons ATGATCAAAACAC AAATCAAACGATCAAGGAGAGACACACCACCTGCTCACTACATGTTGAAGATCAAATCGTTCTCCCAGTTGTCCGAGATTGCCCGAGATGGAATATACGAATCTGATGAATTTGAAGCTGGAGATTACAAATG GAAACTGGTTCTGTATCCTAATGGAAATTTGAAAGCAAATGGGGAGGGACACATTTCTCTTTATTTGGCATCATCAGATGCAAAAGCAATTTCCACTGGCTGCCATGTCAACATGCTTTTCAGTTTTTTCGTTTATGACCATATTCGAGATAAGTACTTAACAATCCAAG ATGGGAAAACTAAGCGTTTCTATGTTTTAAGGACTAAACATGGTTTTGATCAACTGCTTCCCCTTGCCGAGTTCAATGATCAAACCAATGGATATGTGGTTGATGATTGCTGCGTTTTTGGTGCGGAGGTTCAtgttattaaaaataaagttaaag GACTTGCGGTCATAGACCAATGGCAGGACTTAGAATGA
- the LOC136201468 gene encoding ubiquitin C-terminal hydrolase 12-like isoform X3 — MIKTQIKRSRRDTPPAHYMLKIKSFSQLSEIARDGIYESDEFEAGDYKWKLVLYPNGNLKANGEGHISLYLASSDAKAISTGCHVNMLFSFFVYDHIRDKYLTIQDGKTKRFYVLRTKHGFDQLLPLAEFNDQTNGYVVDDCCVFGAEVHVIKNKVKGNELSFIKNPPNGTFTWKVDKFSTLDNKRHYSEVFSAGGCQWILSFNHKGQSEEKGRSLSLYLNLAAAYAAAPQSKVHAKYKLLVKDQINGIHIERKG, encoded by the exons ATGATCAAAACAC AAATCAAACGATCAAGGAGAGACACACCACCTGCTCACTACATGTTGAAGATCAAATCGTTCTCCCAGTTGTCCGAGATTGCCCGAGATGGAATATACGAATCTGATGAATTTGAAGCTGGAGATTACAAATG GAAACTGGTTCTGTATCCTAATGGAAATTTGAAAGCAAATGGGGAGGGACACATTTCTCTTTATTTGGCATCATCAGATGCAAAAGCAATTTCCACTGGCTGCCATGTCAACATGCTTTTCAGTTTTTTCGTTTATGACCATATTCGAGATAAGTACTTAACAATCCAAG ATGGGAAAACTAAGCGTTTCTATGTTTTAAGGACTAAACATGGTTTTGATCAACTGCTTCCCCTTGCCGAGTTCAATGATCAAACCAATGGATATGTGGTTGATGATTGCTGCGTTTTTGGTGCGGAGGTTCAtgttattaaaaataaagttaaaggTAATGAGCTTTCTTTTATAAAGAATCCTCCAAATGGAACCTTTACTTGGAAGGTTGACAAGTTTTCAACATTGGACAATAAACGTCATTACAGTGAAGTATTTAGTGCTGGTGGATGTCAATG GATATTGTCCTTTAATCATAAAGGACAGTCAGAAGAAAAGGGCCGTAGTTTATCCTTGTATTTAAATTTAGCTGCGGCTTATGCTGCTGCTCCTCAAAGCAAAGTTCATGCGAAATACAAGTTGTTGGTAAAAGATCAGATAAATGGGATCCATATTGAGCGTAAAGGTTAA